CGACGGAACACGAGGAAGACATCTACGCGGTGAGCCCGCCGCATTGGGTCTTCAAGACCCTGACTGTCCTCGGCCGTGTGTTGGGGTACCGTGTGCCTGACTAACTGACACCCCAGATAACACCAGTGACTTCCAGTAATACGATTCGAAATCGACAATGACCCGATCACCAGATCATCGAATGGAAAAACCGGATGCGTCGACCAGTCAACCGACCAGCCGACGCAGAACCGTTCTCAGAGCTACCGGACTCGGCGCGGCGCTCCCGATACTCGGAGACGTTGCTACGGCGAAAGAGAACGCTTCTGAACCGCCAAACGAGCGGGATGAAGCCGATACTGCCAGCCCACCGATTATCCACTCCCACTTCGGCTATTCAGGGACGAGTGACGACGAGATTCCAAACCGGTTGGAGCCGGACGAGACCATCGACCTCCACGTCGACGAGGACAAAATCGACGATTCGAATCTCCCGGCCCTGACGGTCGAGTTCGGTGCGTTCCACTTCGACCCCGTGGGGCTTCACGTGGAGCCGGGGGCAATCGTCGAATTCGTATTCAACACTCCGGAGCACACGGCGACGGCGTACCATCCGGGTCAAGAACGTCAGCAACGCGTCCCCGACGGCGTTCCGGCGTTCTCATCGACGGTCAACGAGCACCACGGGTTCTGGCTCTATCGCTTCGAGAAAGAAGGCGTGTATGACCTGTTCTGTGCCCCACATGAATGGGGTGGGATGGGCATGCGAATCGTCGTCGGTGACGATCCGGGTGGTGTCGTGCGGGCTCCTGGCCGTCCGCCGCTTCCGATGACCGGTGCACTCCTCGGGACGGGACTAGACGGGAACATCGGCCACCCAGACATGGAACCGCAGCACATCATCGACAACGGGCCGATCTCTGGGCACGACCTGGGTATCGATCTCGAGGTAACGATAACGGCTCCAAGTCCAACCTGATATCTAACCTATTTTGACTGCTGCTTTCTGTGAACGAGTAGAACAGAGTGAACGATACAGTTCCCGTACGCTGTACGCAACGCCTGTCTGCTGAACGATTTCTGTGTTATCGATCGACGAACGAAAGAGCAACTGACGGAAGAAGACTCAGCCAC
This portion of the Natrinema salinisoli genome encodes:
- a CDS encoding cupredoxin domain-containing protein, with amino-acid sequence MEKPDASTSQPTSRRRTVLRATGLGAALPILGDVATAKENASEPPNERDEADTASPPIIHSHFGYSGTSDDEIPNRLEPDETIDLHVDEDKIDDSNLPALTVEFGAFHFDPVGLHVEPGAIVEFVFNTPEHTATAYHPGQERQQRVPDGVPAFSSTVNEHHGFWLYRFEKEGVYDLFCAPHEWGGMGMRIVVGDDPGGVVRAPGRPPLPMTGALLGTGLDGNIGHPDMEPQHIIDNGPISGHDLGIDLEVTITAPSPT